The Tepidibacter aestuarii genome contains a region encoding:
- the pabB gene encoding aminodeoxychorismate synthase component I, with protein sequence MIREIQTNLNSFEIYTLFKDDKYSFILDSAMDEKKLGRYSFISSSPFKILRYKDSEVNPLEKLRIELDKYKIKNNTELPFIGGAVGYLSYDLGNYIEKLPRSVVDDIQSPDLYFGLYDWVIVIDHLMNKTFIATPDINVRDEKHIIDSVCNLINDAQNNGIDRLCYEQKTFPKVKLESNFKKKDYIDAIEKIRNYIKNGDIYQANMTQRFHGKVSMSSFELYRDLRRISPAPFGAFLNFEDIHILSNSPERFIKVSDNFIQTRPIKGTRPRGKNEEEDLLLKNELLNSEKDKAELLMIVDLERNDIGRVSKIGTVKVPELFKLEEYANVHHLVSTVVGEMEKDKDIVDVISSTFPGGSITGAPKIRSMEIIDELEPTARNVYTGSVGYIGFDSSADFNISIRTIIKKDDDVFFQVGGGITWDSNPEDEYEETLHKAKSIMNAIRGYYEE encoded by the coding sequence ATGATAAGAGAAATACAAACAAATTTAAATTCATTTGAAATATATACTCTATTTAAAGATGATAAATACAGTTTTATACTTGATAGCGCTATGGATGAAAAAAAATTAGGTAGATATTCATTCATAAGCTCAAGTCCTTTTAAAATCTTAAGATATAAGGACAGTGAAGTGAATCCTCTAGAAAAACTTAGAATAGAACTTGATAAATATAAAATAAAAAATAATACAGAACTACCGTTTATAGGTGGCGCAGTGGGATATTTATCTTATGATTTAGGTAATTATATAGAAAAATTACCTAGAAGTGTAGTAGATGATATACAATCTCCTGATTTATATTTTGGATTATATGATTGGGTTATTGTAATTGACCATTTAATGAATAAAACATTTATAGCAACTCCAGATATAAATGTGAGAGATGAAAAGCATATAATTGATAGTGTATGTAATTTAATAAATGATGCTCAAAATAATGGTATAGATAGATTATGTTATGAACAAAAGACATTTCCAAAAGTAAAACTAGAGTCCAATTTTAAAAAGAAAGATTACATAGATGCAATTGAGAAAATAAGAAATTATATAAAAAATGGTGATATATATCAGGCAAATATGACACAAAGATTTCATGGTAAAGTTAGTATGTCTAGTTTTGAATTATACAGAGATCTTAGAAGAATATCGCCTGCACCTTTTGGAGCTTTTTTGAATTTTGAAGATATTCACATCTTGTCAAATTCTCCAGAAAGATTTATAAAAGTTAGTGATAATTTTATACAGACAAGACCTATAAAAGGAACTAGACCTAGAGGAAAGAATGAAGAAGAAGATTTGTTATTGAAAAACGAACTTTTAAATAGTGAAAAAGATAAAGCTGAACTATTAATGATTGTAGATCTAGAAAGAAATGATATAGGTAGAGTTTCTAAAATAGGGACAGTAAAAGTACCTGAACTATTCAAATTAGAAGAATATGCAAATGTTCACCATTTAGTATCAACTGTTGTTGGAGAGATGGAAAAGGATAAAGATATAGTAGATGTTATAAGTTCTACTTTTCCTGGGGGTTCAATAACTGGAGCTCCAAAAATAAGATCTATGGAGATTATTGATGAATTGGAGCCTACAGCTAGAAATGTATATACAGGTTCCGTTGGGTATATAGGATTTGATTCTAGTGCAGACTTTAATATCTCTATTAGAACTATAATAAAAAAAGATGATGATGTATTTTTCCAAGTTGGAGGAGGAATAACTTGGGATTCTAACCCGGAGGATGAATATGAAGAAACTCTTCATAAAGCAAAATCTATTATGAATGCTATAAGGGGGTATTATGAAGAGTAA
- a CDS encoding anthranilate synthase component II, whose product MILMIDNYDSFTYNLVQFLGELGEEIIVKRNDEITIFEIEKLDPEIIVLSPGPCSPNEAGICIDVVNYFKEKKPILGICLGHQTIAQVFGSTIKRGIRPVHGKVHAIKHFNKGVFKDLNNPLKVTRYHSLVIDKETLSDDIEITAITDEGEIMGIKHINYLIEGVQFHPEAILTEQGHEILKNFLRQARGDD is encoded by the coding sequence TTGATCTTAATGATAGATAATTACGATTCTTTTACTTATAACTTAGTTCAGTTTCTAGGAGAATTAGGCGAAGAAATAATAGTCAAAAGAAATGATGAAATAACAATATTTGAAATAGAAAAATTAGATCCAGAAATTATAGTATTGTCTCCGGGACCGTGTTCTCCTAATGAAGCAGGTATCTGTATAGATGTTGTAAATTACTTTAAAGAAAAAAAACCTATATTAGGTATATGTTTAGGGCATCAAACTATAGCACAAGTATTCGGATCTACAATAAAAAGAGGTATAAGACCTGTACACGGAAAGGTTCATGCAATAAAACACTTCAATAAAGGGGTGTTTAAAGATCTAAATAATCCATTAAAGGTTACAAGATATCATTCTTTAGTTATAGACAAAGAAACGTTGAGTGACGATATCGAAATAACAGCTATTACTGATGAAGGCGAAATAATGGGAATTAAACATATAAATTATCTTATAGAGGGAGTACAGTTTCATCCAGAAGCGATACTTACTGAACAAGGTCATGAAATATTAAAAAATTTCTTAAGACAAGCTAGAGGAGATGATTAA
- a CDS encoding polysaccharide deacetylase family protein yields the protein MKNIKIVLIIIMLMLMGYQSGIIIVNSIKTNGSLLNRISDNTELVWNGPRDKKIIAITFDDGPHPRYTPKILDLLKKYDVKATFFVLGKHVEFYPEPLKRIKAEGHEIGNHTYSHVDVKKIPSRKIEEEFNKTQEKIYDVIKEKPSIFRPPFGSCNKYLKDLAKKHNVKIILWSSSQDCKDWSNPGVEKIANTVLNNVGNGDIILLHDYVNTKSQTYEALKIILPELKRRDYKFVTVSQLIENKNYEDEIKIIEN from the coding sequence ATGAAAAATATAAAAATTGTATTAATAATTATTATGTTAATGTTAATGGGATATCAGTCTGGAATAATAATTGTAAATTCTATAAAAACTAATGGAAGTCTACTTAATAGGATATCAGATAATACAGAACTTGTTTGGAATGGTCCTAGAGATAAAAAAATTATAGCTATTACATTTGATGATGGTCCCCATCCACGATATACGCCTAAAATATTAGATTTACTAAAGAAATATGATGTGAAAGCTACATTTTTTGTATTAGGCAAACATGTTGAATTCTACCCAGAACCATTAAAGAGAATAAAAGCTGAAGGTCATGAAATAGGAAATCACACATATTCTCATGTTGATGTAAAAAAAATACCTAGTAGAAAAATAGAAGAAGAATTTAACAAGACACAGGAAAAAATATATGATGTAATAAAAGAAAAACCAAGTATATTCAGACCGCCTTTTGGATCATGCAATAAATATCTTAAAGATTTAGCTAAAAAACATAATGTTAAAATAATATTATGGTCATCTAGCCAAGATTGCAAAGATTGGAGCAATCCTGGAGTTGAAAAAATAGCAAATACAGTTCTCAATAATGTAGGAAATGGAGATATTATATTACTTCACGATTATGTAAACACTAAAAGCCAAACATATGAAGCATTAAAAATAATACTACCAGAACTTAAACGTAGAGATTATAAATTTGTAACAGTATCTCAGCTTATAGAAAATAAAAATTATGAAGATGAAATAAAAATTATAGAAAATTAA
- a CDS encoding 5' nucleotidase, NT5C type has translation MMKLNICIDIDGTITDAYYWIHLANKYFNKHIKEEDVTSYEMHEVFNIEKEEYMKFYNNYIREIHETATLKEDVKPILDKLSETNNLYFVTARDKRVEDITINFLKDNNIPYNDIFLLGKHYKVDQAIELDCDIFIEDNYNNAIQLSKAGFNVILIDTYYNRKKLNDKITRVTNWDEIYNIIINIYLEKVS, from the coding sequence ATGATGAAATTGAATATTTGTATAGACATTGATGGAACTATAACAGATGCATATTATTGGATACATTTAGCAAATAAGTATTTTAATAAACATATAAAAGAAGAAGATGTTACGTCATATGAAATGCACGAAGTTTTCAATATTGAAAAAGAAGAATATATGAAATTTTACAATAATTATATTAGAGAAATACATGAAACAGCAACATTAAAAGAAGACGTAAAGCCTATACTAGACAAACTAAGCGAAACAAATAATTTATATTTTGTAACAGCCAGAGATAAAAGAGTAGAAGATATTACAATAAACTTTTTAAAAGATAATAACATACCGTATAATGATATCTTTTTATTAGGAAAACATTATAAAGTAGATCAAGCTATAGAGCTTGATTGCGATATTTTTATAGAAGATAATTATAATAATGCTATTCAACTATCCAAAGCAGGGTTCAATGTTATTTTGATAGACACTTATTATAATAGAAAAAAACTGAATGATAAAATCACACGAGTTACAAATTGGGATGAAATATATAATATAATAATAAATATATATTTAGAAAAAGTAAGTTAA
- a CDS encoding metallophosphoesterase encodes MQHIYFISDMHFGHGNIIKYENRPFKNIKEMDTTIINNWNSVVKKDDKVFVLGDISFYNKEKTAETIYSLNGYKVLILGNHDNERSIHWWKSVGFDEVIKYPIIYNDFYILSHEPMYLNENMPYMNIHGHIHNLKYESKQFFNVSVECIDYTPISFEKIKEIIKISMN; translated from the coding sequence ATGCAACATATTTATTTTATTTCTGATATGCATTTTGGACATGGTAATATTATTAAGTATGAAAATAGACCGTTTAAAAATATAAAAGAAATGGATACAACTATTATTAATAACTGGAATTCTGTTGTGAAGAAGGATGATAAAGTTTTTGTTTTAGGAGATATTTCTTTCTATAATAAAGAAAAAACTGCAGAGACAATATATTCCTTAAATGGATATAAAGTATTAATTTTAGGTAATCATGATAATGAAAGATCGATACATTGGTGGAAAAGTGTTGGATTTGATGAAGTAATTAAATACCCTATAATTTATAATGATTTCTATATATTATCGCATGAACCAATGTATTTAAATGAAAATATGCCATATATGAATATACATGGACATATACATAATCTGAAATATGAGAGTAAACAATTTTTCAATGTAAGTGTTGAATGCATTGATTATACTCCAATTAGTTTTGAAAAAATTAAAGAAATAATTAAAATTTCAATGAATTAA
- a CDS encoding S-layer homology domain-containing protein: MTLKRKIKNAGLLLSIFSLLGINSMNVFAEQTVSDWAQTPFSIMQQKQLIPKSLENDENFQDEINREEFAELVTTYYLQLKPQSIEGDGVFNDTVNPLVQLAGRLGIVNGTGEGKFSPNDKLTREQASTMFARAEKMINNNLETTTENSFNDKDKISSWANEGVSTMNKQGTIKGYPDGSFKPKSEMSKEQAIVVTARMAKKHGIVSFDESQEPKESTPSNSIEEYANKYGYRIHSSDKYITVADKNGEDLISIERKTKECIYAFGADQISKNRDQSYEFLNIYTKFNEFDKLKESIDTYIDNEESGLKIVYIDGIKVSMYNTSYGLILTISNEVKTGE, from the coding sequence ATGACTTTAAAAAGAAAGATTAAAAACGCTGGTTTATTATTAAGTATCTTTTCTCTTTTGGGTATTAACTCAATGAATGTATTTGCAGAACAAACAGTGTCTGATTGGGCTCAAACACCATTTAGTATAATGCAACAGAAACAACTCATACCTAAATCGTTGGAGAACGATGAAAATTTTCAAGATGAAATAAATAGAGAAGAGTTTGCAGAGTTAGTAACTACATACTATCTACAATTAAAACCTCAATCAATAGAAGGTGATGGAGTATTCAATGATACAGTGAATCCCCTAGTGCAATTAGCAGGTAGACTTGGAATAGTAAACGGAACTGGTGAAGGAAAGTTTAGTCCTAATGATAAACTAACAAGAGAACAAGCTTCAACGATGTTCGCAAGGGCAGAGAAAATGATAAACAATAACCTAGAAACAACTACCGAAAACTCTTTCAATGATAAAGATAAAATATCAAGCTGGGCAAATGAAGGTGTGTCAACAATGAATAAGCAAGGAACAATTAAGGGATATCCTGATGGTTCATTTAAACCCAAAAGTGAAATGTCAAAAGAACAAGCAATAGTAGTAACAGCAAGGATGGCTAAAAAACATGGAATAGTAAGTTTTGATGAAAGCCAAGAGCCGAAGGAATCTACTCCTAGTAATTCAATAGAAGAATACGCAAATAAATACGGTTACAGAATACATTCAAGCGATAAATATATTACAGTAGCAGATAAAAATGGTGAAGACCTTATATCAATAGAAAGAAAAACTAAGGAATGTATTTATGCTTTTGGAGCAGACCAAATATCTAAAAATAGAGATCAATCTTATGAATTCCTTAATATTTATACAAAATTCAATGAATTTGATAAATTGAAAGAGTCTATAGATACTTATATAGATAATGAAGAATCTGGATTAAAAATAGTATATATCGATGGAATAAAAGTATCTATGTATAACACTAGTTATGGTTTGATTTTAACTATTTCAAATGAAGTGAAAACAGGAGAATAA
- a CDS encoding sulfurtransferase, protein MKNLVSAKWLKENNNNNDMVVVDCRFDLQNPSYGKNSYLEGHIPHAVYMDMDKDLAGEVKEHGGRHPLPDLNVFKSKLESCGIGNDTTVVAYDDGEVAGASRFWWMLKYIGHDKVYILDGGIRAWIKESYSLSSDISKKEKQFLDVNINESIIATVDEVKENIAKDTSVIIDSRSFERYKGEVEPIDKKAGHIPSAQNYFWMDVLENDKVKNNKKLKDHFNQVLKYKNVIVHCGSGITGCVNFLALDEIGIKPKLYLGSWSDWISYDENEVRIGE, encoded by the coding sequence TTGAAAAATTTAGTTAGTGCAAAATGGTTAAAGGAAAATAATAATAATAATGATATGGTTGTAGTAGATTGTAGATTTGATTTACAAAATCCGTCATATGGGAAAAATAGTTATTTGGAAGGACATATTCCACACGCAGTATACATGGATATGGACAAAGATTTAGCTGGAGAGGTAAAAGAACATGGAGGAAGACACCCTTTACCTGATTTAAATGTATTCAAATCTAAATTAGAAAGTTGTGGAATAGGAAATGATACAACGGTTGTCGCTTATGATGATGGAGAAGTTGCAGGTGCTTCTAGATTTTGGTGGATGTTAAAATATATAGGTCATGATAAAGTATATATTTTAGATGGAGGAATAAGAGCTTGGATAAAGGAAAGCTATTCTTTGTCATCTGATATTTCTAAGAAAGAAAAGCAATTCTTAGATGTTAACATAAACGAATCCATAATAGCAACAGTAGATGAAGTTAAAGAAAATATAGCTAAAGATACATCCGTTATAATTGATTCAAGATCTTTTGAAAGATATAAGGGAGAAGTAGAACCTATTGATAAAAAAGCAGGTCATATTCCTAGTGCTCAAAATTATTTTTGGATGGATGTTTTAGAAAATGATAAAGTAAAGAATAATAAAAAATTAAAAGATCATTTTAACCAAGTATTAAAATATAAAAATGTAATTGTTCATTGTGGATCAGGAATAACTGGATGTGTAAATTTTCTTGCTCTTGATGAAATAGGAATAAAACCAAAACTTTATCTAGGTTCATGGAGCGACTGGATAAGCTATGATGAAAATGAGGTGAGAATAGGAGAGTAA
- a CDS encoding pyridoxal phosphate-dependent aminotransferase, with translation MNKPILSAHFESRKPSAVRLAQMKYEERKVKPEAVINVGIGNVSLPANTAMQKRMFALDAKNSPFASGVIRYTTTAGTQECQDAFRNILNCEGFDTSKLHFQVTDGGSTAMELLLIGTCGPAGTDERPLLMIDPAYTNYISFAERTGRKTVTVKRQLNENGNFDLPKIDKIEEVIKANNPGALLVIPYDNPTGQLYDYDSMKALAELCVKYNMWMVSDEAYRELYYDTDKPLVSIWGVTDADVPGIEGRRISIETASKVWNACGLRIGALITDNAEFNNRSVAEYTANLCANAIGQYIFGALAHESKEGIIGWCQEIREYYREQILKVYKGLKEQEPNLIVSSPDASIYTVIDVRNVVKPGFKAIDFVLYCAGEGSVDIDGVETTLLVAPMNGFYDIKDSEANPGNTQFRISFVETPEKMDKIPELFVKLLREYEAQR, from the coding sequence ATGAACAAACCTATATTATCTGCTCACTTTGAGTCAAGAAAACCATCAGCAGTTCGTCTTGCACAAATGAAGTATGAAGAGCGAAAAGTAAAACCGGAAGCTGTTATTAATGTGGGCATTGGAAACGTTTCTCTTCCGGCAAACACTGCAATGCAAAAGAGAATGTTTGCATTAGATGCAAAGAACAGTCCATTTGCTAGTGGTGTTATTAGGTACACAACAACTGCTGGAACTCAGGAATGTCAAGATGCTTTCAGAAACATTTTAAATTGTGAAGGTTTTGATACAAGTAAGCTTCACTTTCAAGTTACAGATGGTGGATCAACAGCAATGGAATTACTACTAATTGGTACATGTGGGCCAGCTGGAACAGATGAAAGACCTTTGTTGATGATTGATCCAGCATATACAAATTATATTTCTTTTGCGGAAAGAACTGGAAGAAAAACAGTTACTGTAAAGCGTCAATTAAATGAAAATGGAAACTTCGATCTTCCAAAAATCGACAAAATTGAAGAAGTAATTAAGGCGAATAACCCAGGAGCATTGCTAGTAATACCATATGACAATCCTACTGGTCAGCTGTATGACTATGATTCTATGAAAGCATTAGCAGAGCTTTGTGTGAAGTACAATATGTGGATGGTAAGTGATGAAGCATATCGTGAACTTTATTATGATACAGATAAGCCACTTGTAAGCATTTGGGGTGTAACTGACGCAGATGTTCCTGGAATTGAAGGCAGAAGAATTAGTATTGAGACTGCTTCTAAAGTATGGAATGCATGTGGTTTAAGAATTGGTGCATTAATTACAGATAATGCCGAATTTAATAACCGTTCAGTAGCTGAATATACAGCTAATCTTTGCGCAAATGCTATTGGTCAGTACATATTTGGAGCATTAGCTCACGAGAGTAAAGAAGGAATCATAGGATGGTGCCAAGAAATCAGAGAATATTATAGAGAACAAATTTTAAAAGTTTATAAAGGATTAAAGGAGCAAGAGCCTAATCTTATCGTTTCTAGTCCAGATGCATCTATTTACACAGTTATAGATGTTAGAAATGTTGTTAAACCTGGTTTTAAAGCAATTGATTTTGTATTATATTGTGCAGGAGAAGGTTCAGTTGATATTGATGGTGTTGAAACAACTCTATTAGTAGCACCTATGAACGGATTCTATGATATTAAAGATAGTGAAGCCAATCCAGGCAATACACAGTTTAGAATTTCTTTTGTTGAAACACCTGAAAAGATGGATAAAATTCCTGAACTATTTGTAAAACTACTTAGAGAGTATGAAGCACAAAGATAA
- a CDS encoding stage V sporulation protein S, whose product MEVLKVSSKSNPNSVAGALAGVLREKGSAEIQAIGAGALNQAVKAVAIARGFVAPSGMDLICIPAFTDVDIDGEERTAIKLIVEPR is encoded by the coding sequence ATGGAAGTATTAAAAGTTTCGTCAAAATCTAATCCAAATTCTGTAGCAGGAGCTCTAGCTGGAGTTTTAAGAGAAAAAGGCTCAGCAGAGATACAAGCTATAGGTGCAGGGGCTTTAAATCAAGCAGTCAAAGCTGTAGCTATAGCTAGAGGGTTTGTTGCACCAAGTGGTATGGATCTTATATGTATACCAGCTTTTACTGATGTTGACATTGATGGTGAAGAAAGAACAGCTATAAAGCTTATAGTAGAACCTAGATAA
- a CDS encoding acetyl-CoA carboxylase carboxyltransferase subunit alpha yields the protein MNSLDIDKPIIELENKIVEFEKISKENNIDLSDEINMLSNKLVNLKNEIYENLTAWQKVNISRAGDRPTTEDYIKNICSEFIEFHGDRLYKDDKAIVGGIGIIKNIPVTIIGHQKGRDVKENIQRNFGMPHPEGYRKALRLMKQAEKFNRPIITFIDTPGAFCGLEAEERGQAEAIAKNLFEMSSLKVPVISIAIGEGGSGGALGLGVSNKVAMLEHSIYSVISPEGLSSILWKDASKAKEASEVMKLTSSDLYKLNVIDKIIKEPLGGAQKNIEFTSDKIKEYIVEQLNEYANKNQEEIVFERYSKFRKIGYNL from the coding sequence ATGAATAGTTTAGATATAGATAAGCCCATTATAGAGCTTGAAAACAAAATTGTAGAATTTGAAAAAATATCGAAAGAAAATAATATAGATTTATCTGATGAAATAAATATGCTTAGTAACAAGCTTGTGAACCTAAAAAATGAAATATATGAAAATTTAACTGCTTGGCAAAAGGTAAATATAAGTAGAGCTGGTGATAGGCCTACAACTGAGGACTATATAAAAAATATATGTAGTGAATTTATAGAATTTCATGGAGATAGACTCTATAAAGATGACAAAGCTATAGTGGGAGGTATAGGTATAATAAAAAATATACCTGTTACTATAATTGGTCATCAAAAAGGAAGGGATGTAAAAGAAAATATACAAAGAAATTTTGGTATGCCGCATCCCGAAGGATATAGAAAAGCTTTAAGACTTATGAAGCAAGCTGAAAAATTTAATAGGCCAATAATAACTTTTATAGATACTCCTGGTGCTTTTTGTGGTCTTGAAGCTGAAGAAAGAGGTCAAGCCGAAGCGATAGCTAAGAATTTATTTGAAATGAGCTCTTTAAAGGTTCCTGTAATATCTATAGCTATAGGAGAAGGAGGAAGTGGAGGAGCACTGGGTCTTGGTGTATCTAATAAAGTAGCTATGCTTGAACATTCTATATACTCTGTTATATCTCCAGAAGGGCTTTCAAGTATATTGTGGAAGGATGCTTCTAAAGCAAAAGAGGCATCTGAGGTAATGAAGCTTACAAGTTCTGACCTATATAAGCTAAATGTTATTGATAAAATAATAAAAGAACCTTTAGGTGGAGCACAAAAAAATATTGAGTTTACATCAGATAAAATAAAAGAATATATAGTTGAACAGCTGAATGAGTATGCTAACAAGAATCAAGAAGAAATAGTTTTCGAAAGATACAGTAAATTTAGAAAAATCGGATATAATTTATAA
- the accD gene encoding acetyl-CoA carboxylase, carboxyltransferase subunit beta — protein sequence MIKKLLSKEKGYAQVSVNRKFNSKNVDEKFWIKCESCNSNIFIKEVEENMSLCPKCDHHFKLSARKRVDLLIDEKTFEELDTDLVSMNILEFPEYEEKLERYTAKSKEKDAVITGAGKLNGIDVILCVMNSEFMMGSMGYIVGEKITRAIEHGIDNKLPVIIVCASGGARMQEGIISLMQMAKTSQALNKLSENGLPYISVFTNPTTGGITASFGMLGDVIMAEPNALIGFAGPRVIKQTIKQDLPEGFQKSEFLLEHGFLDLIVSRKNMKNKIQQILKMHGY from the coding sequence ATGATTAAAAAATTATTGAGTAAAGAAAAAGGATATGCACAAGTATCTGTTAATAGAAAATTTAATAGTAAAAATGTTGATGAGAAGTTTTGGATAAAGTGTGAAAGTTGCAATAGTAATATTTTTATAAAAGAAGTAGAAGAAAATATGAGCTTATGTCCTAAATGCGATCATCATTTTAAACTTTCTGCTAGAAAGAGAGTTGATTTACTGATAGATGAAAAAACATTTGAAGAGCTAGACACAGATTTAGTTTCTATGAATATATTGGAATTTCCCGAATATGAAGAAAAGTTAGAAAGATATACTGCTAAAAGTAAAGAAAAAGATGCTGTTATAACTGGTGCCGGTAAGTTAAATGGTATAGATGTTATACTTTGTGTAATGAATTCAGAGTTTATGATGGGAAGTATGGGCTATATAGTAGGAGAAAAGATAACTAGGGCTATTGAGCATGGTATAGACAATAAATTACCTGTTATAATAGTATGTGCATCTGGAGGAGCAAGAATGCAAGAAGGTATAATATCCTTAATGCAAATGGCAAAAACTTCTCAAGCTTTGAATAAACTTAGTGAAAATGGATTACCGTATATCTCTGTATTCACAAATCCTACGACTGGTGGAATAACAGCTAGTTTTGGCATGCTTGGAGATGTTATAATGGCAGAGCCAAATGCTTTAATAGGGTTTGCTGGTCCTAGAGTTATAAAACAGACGATAAAACAAGACCTTCCAGAAGGCTTTCAAAAATCTGAATTTTTACTAGAACATGGATTTTTAGATTTGATTGTAAGTAGAAAAAATATGAAAAATAAAATCCAACAAATATTGAAAATGCATGGGTATTAA
- the accC gene encoding acetyl-CoA carboxylase biotin carboxylase subunit, with amino-acid sequence MIKKLLIANRGEIAVRIIRTCKEMGIKTVAIYSQADKESLHRYMADESICIGPNNISKSYNNIDNIIYLAMKMKCDAIHPGFGFLSENSTFAKKCIENNIIFIGPNYDQIDKMGDKSTARDTMIKANVPVVPGSKGIILNIEDAIVTAEEIGYPVLIKASSGGGGKGMRVANDEEELVANFNIAKAEALSAFGNDEMYLEKYIKNPRHIEVQVFGDSFGNAVHFGDRDCSMQRRNQKVIEECLSPYLNDKTRNELYDAAIKATKSVNYIGAGTVEFIVDNDRNFYFIEMNTRIQVEHPITEMITGIDLIKLQILIASGEKIPYSQENIKFNGHAIECRINAEDAFDNFRPCPGKMESIHVPGGLGVRFDSFVYGGYVIPPLYDSMIGKLICWANNREECINRMKRALDELIIEGVETNLEFQKKLVASEVFMKDEHHTKFIENEFMNK; translated from the coding sequence ATGATAAAAAAGCTACTTATTGCAAATAGGGGAGAAATAGCTGTTAGAATAATAAGAACATGCAAAGAAATGGGGATAAAAACTGTTGCTATATATTCTCAAGCAGATAAGGAATCGCTACATAGATATATGGCGGATGAATCTATATGTATAGGTCCCAATAATATAAGTAAAAGTTATAATAATATAGATAATATAATATATTTGGCAATGAAAATGAAATGTGATGCAATTCATCCAGGGTTTGGTTTTTTATCTGAAAACTCTACTTTTGCAAAAAAATGTATAGAAAATAATATTATATTTATAGGCCCAAATTATGATCAAATAGACAAGATGGGAGATAAATCAACAGCTAGGGATACTATGATAAAAGCTAATGTACCTGTTGTTCCTGGATCAAAAGGTATAATTTTAAATATAGAAGATGCGATTGTAACAGCGGAAGAAATTGGATACCCAGTTCTTATAAAGGCGTCAAGTGGAGGCGGAGGTAAAGGAATGAGAGTTGCTAATGATGAAGAAGAATTAGTAGCTAATTTCAATATAGCCAAAGCTGAAGCATTGTCTGCATTTGGAAATGATGAAATGTATTTGGAAAAATATATAAAAAACCCTAGACATATAGAAGTACAAGTTTTTGGAGATTCATTTGGAAATGCAGTTCATTTTGGAGATAGAGATTGTTCTATGCAAAGAAGAAATCAAAAAGTTATAGAAGAATGTCTTTCACCGTATTTAAACGATAAAACTAGAAATGAGTTATATGATGCAGCAATAAAGGCAACTAAGTCTGTAAATTATATAGGCGCTGGGACTGTTGAGTTTATAGTTGATAATGATAGAAATTTCTATTTTATAGAAATGAATACTAGAATTCAAGTAGAGCATCCTATTACTGAAATGATAACTGGAATTGATTTGATAAAATTACAAATATTAATAGCATCAGGAGAGAAAATTCCTTATTCTCAAGAAAATATAAAATTTAATGGTCATGCAATAGAGTGTAGAATAAACGCTGAAGATGCTTTTGATAATTTTAGACCTTGTCCAGGTAAAATGGAGTCTATTCATGTTCCAGGAGGACTTGGAGTAAGATTTGATAGTTTTGTATATGGTGGATATGTTATACCTCCTTTATATGATTCTATGATAGGAAAACTTATATGTTGGGCAAACAATCGAGAAGAATGTATAAATAGAATGAAAAGAGCATTAGATGAGTTGATTATAGAAGGCGTAGAAACTAATTTAGAATTTCAGAAAAAATTAGTGGCAAGTGAGGTTTTTATGAAAGATGAACACCATACTAAATTTATAGAAAATGAGTTTATGAATAAATAA